One window from the genome of Methanobrevibacter sp. encodes:
- a CDS encoding radical SAM protein: MKILFLNLPYEFNISRASRWPEKTKSGTLYYPYWLAYCVGVCEKQGYECRLVDCITKAYTIEDTVKEVTDYEPDYIMAEITTPTCSYDYKVINAIKEAYPKAKILIGGTHATILPDAVLEECLGIDYILRQEYDYTVGELISSDDISSVKGVSYRVNSDGIDIASLDVDLLSDSIEFTVKHTEDREPLEDLDSLPYVSKVYEKYLNFDDYAYAFAQKPMIQIVSSRGCPNQCNFCSYPSTMGGRIYRTRSVSDLADEFEYILKELPEIKEIFIEDDTFTVNQPRVIEFCDEIIKRGLKPVWSCNTRVDLTYDTMKKMKDAGCRLLVCGYESGNQDVLDEIKKGITLEQSKAFAENARKLDIKVFGCFMIGLTGDSLETIDETYRFAQSVYPDMCFFQQAVPFPGTGFYDWAKENGYLITEDYSKWLNEDGYLNCLVDYPYADHKEIEKLRDNLMSKYYFSFAYIVKTFLANLDWVEFKRVMRGGTQYIAFRAKKVLNKSDNLD, translated from the coding sequence TACTGTGTTGGCGTCTGTGAAAAGCAAGGTTATGAGTGCAGATTGGTTGACTGCATTACAAAGGCATACACAATCGAGGATACTGTTAAAGAGGTAACCGATTATGAGCCGGATTATATAATGGCTGAAATAACCACCCCTACCTGCAGTTATGATTATAAGGTTATCAATGCAATCAAGGAAGCTTATCCAAAAGCTAAAATACTGATTGGAGGAACTCATGCAACCATCTTGCCTGATGCGGTTCTTGAGGAATGCTTGGGCATTGACTATATCCTTCGTCAGGAATATGACTATACCGTTGGTGAGTTGATTTCTTCCGATGATATATCCTCTGTCAAGGGAGTTTCCTATAGGGTCAACTCAGATGGAATTGACATTGCAAGTTTGGATGTTGATTTATTGTCCGATTCCATTGAATTTACTGTAAAACATACTGAAGATAGGGAGCCACTTGAGGATTTGGACAGTCTTCCTTATGTCTCAAAGGTTTATGAGAAATACCTGAACTTTGATGACTATGCATATGCATTCGCCCAAAAGCCGATGATCCAGATAGTCTCTTCAAGAGGATGTCCGAACCAATGCAATTTCTGCAGCTATCCATCTACAATGGGCGGAAGGATTTATAGGACAAGATCTGTAAGCGATTTGGCGGATGAATTTGAATATATTCTCAAGGAGCTTCCAGAGATTAAGGAAATCTTCATTGAAGACGATACATTCACCGTAAATCAGCCAAGAGTGATTGAATTCTGTGATGAGATCATCAAAAGAGGCCTTAAGCCTGTCTGGTCCTGTAATACAAGAGTGGACTTGACTTATGATACCATGAAGAAAATGAAGGATGCAGGATGCAGATTGCTTGTTTGCGGTTATGAATCAGGAAATCAGGATGTTTTGGATGAAATCAAGAAGGGAATCACCCTTGAGCAGTCTAAGGCCTTTGCGGAAAATGCAAGGAAACTTGATATCAAGGTATTCGGATGCTTCATGATTGGACTAACTGGAGACAGTCTTGAAACAATCGATGAGACCTATAGGTTTGCACAGTCCGTTTATCCTGACATGTGCTTCTTCCAGCAGGCTGTTCCATTCCCTGGTACAGGATTCTATGACTGGGCTAAGGAAAACGGCTATCTGATTACAGAGGACTATTCAAAATGGCTGAATGAGGACGGATATTTGAATTGTCTTGTGGATTATCCTTATGCGGACCATAAGGAAATTGAAAAGTTGAGAGACAATCTTATGAGCAAGTACTATTTCTCATTTGCATATATTGTGAAGACATTCCTGGCCAACCTTGATTGGGTGGAATTCAAGCGTGTGATGCGTGGTGGAACCCAATATATTGCATTCAGGGCAAAAAAAGTTTTGAACAAGTCAGATAATTTGGATTAG